From Halobacillus sp. Marseille-Q1614, the proteins below share one genomic window:
- the galU gene encoding UTP--glucose-1-phosphate uridylyltransferase GalU has protein sequence MKKVKKAIIPAAGLGTRFLPATKAMPKEMLPIVDKPTIQYIVEEAIQSGIEDIIIVTGKGKRAIEDHFDNNFELEDNLMKKEKFDLLEKVNETSNVDIHYIRQKEPKGLGHAVWSARKFIGSEPFAVLLGDDIVRAKTPCLEQLISEYNNTQCSIVGVQKVADDETHRYGIVAPFASEGRRYQANDFIEKPRQGTAPSNLAIMGRYIFTPEIFPILEKQEIGAGGEIQLTDAIQTLNKVQKVYAYDFKGRRYDVGEKLGFVKTTIDLALENEELKNDLLIYLRSILEENSIINK, from the coding sequence ATGAAAAAAGTAAAAAAAGCCATAATTCCTGCAGCAGGATTAGGAACAAGATTCCTACCAGCAACAAAAGCTATGCCAAAAGAAATGCTGCCAATTGTAGATAAACCGACAATCCAGTACATCGTTGAAGAAGCTATTCAATCCGGAATTGAAGACATTATTATTGTAACTGGTAAAGGGAAACGTGCGATTGAAGATCATTTCGATAATAACTTTGAACTAGAAGATAATTTAATGAAGAAAGAAAAGTTTGATCTACTTGAAAAAGTGAACGAAACTTCTAATGTCGATATCCATTATATCCGTCAAAAAGAACCTAAAGGTTTAGGTCACGCTGTATGGAGTGCCAGGAAATTTATTGGATCAGAGCCTTTTGCAGTTTTATTAGGCGATGATATAGTAAGGGCAAAAACACCTTGTTTGGAACAACTTATTTCAGAGTATAATAATACGCAATGTTCAATAGTGGGAGTGCAAAAGGTAGCAGATGATGAAACTCATCGTTACGGTATAGTAGCCCCTTTTGCAAGCGAAGGAAGACGTTATCAAGCAAATGATTTTATAGAAAAACCTCGACAAGGTACCGCTCCTTCTAATTTGGCTATTATGGGGAGGTACATATTTACGCCTGAAATATTTCCAATTTTAGAGAAACAAGAAATTGGTGCTGGCGGAGAGATTCAACTTACTGATGCAATTCAAACCTTAAATAAGGTGCAAAAGGTTTATGCATATGATTTCAAAGGAAGACGATATGATGTGGGAGAAAAGTTAGGGTTCGTTAAAACTACAATTGATTTAGCATTGGAAAACGAAGAATTAAAAAATGACTTACTTATATATTTAAGGTCAATATTGGAAGAAAATTCCATCATAAATAAGTAA